The following coding sequences are from one Bradyrhizobium sp. WSM471 window:
- a CDS encoding ATP-binding protein: protein MAATDLQPIQDGDQRDPPAALPRGTRGLGLSGKLLLLTVPLVMIAAILLYVPAIANFWVNRLNDRVAAANTAALVLDAAPLGMVPDSLSREILKSINARAVAIKMGQQRRLLASDNLPAAIEHDIDLRDMTAWEAITGSFRMMLETGNQAIRIVGPGVGNAQFMEIVTDELPLRQSMYRFSRNVVVVALIIAVLTAGLVYLAMHYLFVRPMRRLTASLVGFHENPESSAGIIVPSQRSDEIGVAERELSDMQRDLMSMLHQKSRLAALGLAVSKINHDLRNLLASAQLLSDQLASVPDPRVQRFAPKLVRSLERAIAFCQSTLSYGRAQEAAPDRRMIMIEPVVLEVRETAGLASDASIAWVAAIERGLAVDADPDQLFRVLLNLVRNAAQALESHASAEGGAQQIRITGKREGAVAIIEVSDTGPGVPQRTREHLFEAFQTSGRPGGSGLGLAIAAELVRAHGGDIHLVEGTIGATFRIVIPDRPVELLSVRNERARA, encoded by the coding sequence GTGGCAGCGACAGACCTCCAGCCGATCCAGGATGGGGATCAGCGGGACCCGCCGGCGGCGCTGCCGCGCGGGACGCGCGGGCTTGGGCTGTCCGGCAAGCTGCTGCTGCTCACCGTTCCCCTGGTGATGATCGCGGCCATCCTGCTCTACGTACCGGCCATCGCCAACTTCTGGGTCAACCGGCTCAACGACCGCGTCGCCGCGGCCAACACGGCGGCGCTGGTGCTCGATGCGGCGCCGCTCGGCATGGTTCCCGATTCGCTGTCGCGCGAGATCCTGAAAAGCATCAATGCGCGCGCCGTCGCCATCAAGATGGGCCAGCAGCGCCGTCTGCTCGCCAGCGACAATCTGCCGGCGGCCATCGAGCACGACATCGACCTGCGCGACATGACGGCGTGGGAGGCGATCACCGGCTCGTTCCGGATGATGCTGGAGACCGGCAACCAGGCCATCCGGATCGTCGGGCCGGGCGTCGGCAACGCCCAGTTCATGGAGATCGTCACCGACGAGCTGCCGCTGCGGCAGTCGATGTACCGCTTCTCCCGCAACGTCGTGGTGGTCGCGCTGATCATCGCGGTGCTGACCGCGGGCCTCGTCTATCTCGCGATGCATTATCTCTTCGTGCGCCCGATGCGGCGGCTGACCGCGAGCCTGGTCGGCTTCCACGAAAATCCCGAGAGTTCGGCGGGGATCATTGTGCCGAGCCAGCGCAGCGACGAGATCGGAGTTGCCGAGCGCGAATTGTCGGACATGCAGCGCGACCTGATGTCGATGCTGCATCAGAAGAGCCGGCTCGCCGCCCTCGGCCTCGCCGTCTCCAAGATCAATCACGATCTGCGCAACCTGCTGGCCTCGGCGCAACTCCTGTCCGACCAGCTCGCCAGCGTGCCGGATCCGCGGGTGCAGCGCTTTGCGCCAAAACTCGTCCGTTCGCTCGAGCGCGCCATCGCCTTCTGCCAGTCGACCTTGTCTTACGGCCGCGCCCAGGAAGCCGCGCCCGACCGGCGCATGATCATGATCGAGCCGGTGGTGCTGGAGGTGCGCGAGACCGCTGGCCTTGCCTCCGACGCCTCGATCGCCTGGGTCGCCGCGATCGAGCGCGGGCTCGCGGTCGACGCCGATCCCGACCAGCTCTTCCGCGTGCTGCTCAACCTCGTCCGCAACGCCGCCCAGGCGCTGGAAAGCCATGCGTCCGCCGAGGGCGGCGCGCAGCAGATCCGGATCACGGGAAAACGCGAGGGCGCGGTCGCCATCATCGAGGTCTCCGATACCGGCCCTGGCGTGCCGCAGAGGACCCGCGAACATCTGTTCGAGGCGTTCCAGACCTCCGGCCGTCCCGGCGGCAGCGGACTCGGCCTTGCCATCGCCGCCGAGCTGGTCCGCGCCCATGGCGGCGACATCCATCTGGTCGAAGGCACCATCGGTGCCACCTTCCGGATCGTCATCCCCGACCGCCCCGTGGAACTGCTCTCCGTCCGCAACGAGCGGGCGCGGGCGTAG